A window from Nocardioides mesophilus encodes these proteins:
- a CDS encoding response regulator has translation MSIRVLVVDDHPLYREGLTTALSTMSDVEVVGEAGDGAAAVASAATLHPDVVMMDLHMPVMNGVDATRAVTEAQPEVAVLVLTMLEGDDSVFAAVRAGARGYLLKGADRAEIHRALTAVAHGEVVFSATIAPRVLSYFATGRSRSVEPFPELTEREREVLDLVARGLTNLEIARRLFLSDKTVRNHVSNVFAKIHVAGRAEAVARARDAGLGTA, from the coding sequence ATGAGCATCCGCGTGCTCGTCGTCGACGACCACCCGCTCTACCGGGAGGGGCTGACCACCGCGCTGTCCACGATGTCCGACGTCGAGGTGGTCGGCGAGGCCGGTGACGGCGCGGCCGCGGTCGCGAGCGCGGCCACGCTGCACCCGGACGTGGTGATGATGGACCTGCACATGCCGGTGATGAACGGCGTCGACGCCACCCGCGCGGTCACCGAGGCGCAGCCCGAGGTGGCCGTGCTCGTGCTGACCATGCTGGAGGGGGACGACTCGGTGTTCGCGGCCGTCCGCGCCGGGGCCCGCGGCTACCTGCTCAAGGGAGCCGACCGCGCCGAGATCCACCGGGCGCTGACCGCCGTGGCGCACGGCGAGGTGGTCTTCTCCGCGACCATCGCGCCGCGGGTGCTCTCCTACTTCGCGACCGGCCGCAGCCGCTCGGTCGAGCCGTTCCCGGAGCTCACCGAGCGGGAGCGGGAGGTGCTCGACCTGGTGGCGCGCGGGCTCACCAACCTCGAGATCGCCCGCCGGCTCTTCCTCAGCGACAAGACGGTGCGCAACCACGTCTCGAACGTGTTCGCCAAGATCCACGTCGCCG